The nucleotide sequence CGCGCGGCCTCCCGCTGCGCCAGCGCCAAGTGGTCCCGCAACTCGGGCATCTGGTCGCCCATCACGATGATCTCCATGCTGAGCCGCCACATCGAACCGGGCCCCCGCATGGTGTCGATGATGTTCCCCCACACCTCCTGGAACCGTTCGACCGACCCGGGCTCGGCACCGCCCGTCGCCGGTTCCTCCGCGTCGAAGGCCTCGGACAGGTCTCCGACCAGGGCCACGTACGCCTGCGCCAGCAACGTGTCCTTCGAGCCGTAGTGGTAGCCGATCGACGCCAGGTTCGTCCCCGACTCCTTGACGATGTCGCGCGCCGTCGTCCTCGCGAACCCCTTCGCCAGCAGGCAGCGCTTGGCGCCTTCGAGCAGATCCTCACGGTGTCCCATGACGGTCAGCGTAGCCCTGTGGCCATACACGCGTCCCAGACGAGCGTCTGAGACGCCCGTTTTGGACACTCGACTTATACAACTGTTTTATACGCACGTACTAGACGATCGTATAAGACGCCCGTACAGTCACCGGCATGACGACGAACAACACTCCAACGGCGCGAGCCGGACGCCGCGAATGGACCGCCCTCTGCGTCCTGATGCTTCCGCTGCTGCTGGTCTCGATGGACGTGTCGGTGCTGTACTTCGCGGTCCCGGCGATCAGCGCGGATCTGGAACCGAGCGGCACCCAACTGCTGTGGATCTTCGACATCTACGCGTTCGTGCTGGCCGGGCTGCTGATGACGATGGGCTCGCTCGGTGACCGCATCGGCCGCCGCCGGCTCCTGCTGTTCGGCGCGGCGGCGTTCGGCACGGCATCGCTGGTGGCCGCGTACGCGAACAGCGCCGAGACACTGATCGCGGCGCGCGCGGTGCTCGGTGTCGGAGGCGCGACGCTCATGCCGTCGACGATGGCGCTGACCCGGACGATGTTCACGGACCCCGGCCAGCGGGCGAAGGCGATCGGCATCTGGTCGGGTGTGATGGCGACGGGCATCGCGCTCGGCTCGGTGCTCAGCGGTCTGCTGGTGGAGTACTTCTGGTGGGGCTCGGTCTTCCTGGTGAACCTGCCCGCGATGGCGCTGCTTCTGCTGCTCGGCCCGCGACTGCTGCCCGAGTCGAGGAACCCCGACGCCGGCCGCTTCGACCTGCTGAGCGTCCCGCTGTCCATGGCGGCCGTCCTGCCCGTCGTCTACGGCCTCAAGGAGATCCCGACGGAGGGCTGGAACGTGCGGTACGTGATCTCGCTGACCGTGGGCCTGTGCTTCGCGGCCCTGTTCGTCCACCGCCAGCGCACCACGGCCTCCCCCCTCATCGCCCCCGCGCTGTTCCGCGGCCACGGCTTCACCCCGGCGCTCGTGCTCAACCTCGTCGCGGCCTTCGGGATGATGGGGTCGGTCTACTTCACGACCCAGTACCTCCAGTCCGTCCTCGGCAAGAGCGCGCTGGAGGCCGCGCTGTGGGGCCTGCTCCCCTCCGTACTCGTCGGCGTCGCCGCACCGGTCACGACGCTCCTCGTCCAGCGGGGGGTGAACCGGGCGTACGTCGTCTCCGCGGGCTTCGCGACCGCCGCGTGCGGTTACGCGCTGCTGGTCGTCGCCGGCACCGACTCCCTCTGGCTGGTCCTCGCCGGCGCCGGTGTCCTGGCCGCCGGCATCGTCACCGTCCTCTCCCAGATGACCGACCTCGCCCTCAGCGCCGCCCCCGTGGAACGCGCCGGCTCCGCGTCCTCCCTCCTGGAGACGAGCCAGGAGTTCGGCGGCGCCCTCGGCATGGCCACCCTCGGCTCCATCGGCACCGCCCTCTACCACCACGAGATGCCGGCCTCCGCGCCCGAACCGGCCCGCGAAACCCTCGGGGGCGCCCTCGCGGTGGCCGACCAGCTGCCCGGCCCCGCGGCCGAGTCCCTGACGGCAGCGGCCCGAGCCGCCTTCACCACCGGTATGCAGGGCGCGGCGACAGCGGGGGCCGTCGTGCTGCTGGCGGCCGCGGTGCTGGCGCTCGGGGCGCTGCGCGGGGTGCGGGTGCGGGATCGCGAGGAGGAGAAGAGCCTGGTCAGGACGGCGAGCCAGTCGTGATCAGGCCCTCCCGGTACGCGATGGCCACGGCCTCCGTACGGCTCGCCGCCCCCAACTTGGCCAGGATGTTGGACACATGCACACTCGCTGTCTTCCCGGTGATGAACAGCTCGTCGCCGATCTGCCGATTGGTGCGCCCGAGCGCGAGCAGCCGAAGGACATCGCTCTCCCGCGCGGTGAGCGAGGGGACGTCCTTCTCCCCCGTGACCTCCGCCAGCCGCCCCCGACGGACGAGCGCGTCCAGGGCGGCGCGCAACGGAACGGCCCCCAGCCGGTCGGCGGTCTCCCCCACCGCCCGCGCCTCGGACACGGCCTCCTCCCGGGCGCCCGCCCCCAACAACGCCTCCGCCAGCCGCAGTCGGCACCGGGCCCGCTCGTACGGATCGCCGAACGCGAACGCGTCCACCGCCCTGCGCCAGGCCCCCACATCGGGCCCGGTGCTCACCCGGGCCCACTCCGCCTCGGCCCGCGCCAGCCAGGCCAGCCCTTCCGGTCCCTGCCCGCTCCCGTCGTCATCCGCCTCGGCGGCGGTGGCCCGCGCCGCCTCCACCAGCTCCTCGCCCGTGGCGGCCCAGCCCCGCGCGCCCTTCTCGTCCCCGGCCGACCGGCGCTCCGCCACCGCGTCGGCGATCGCCCCGAGGGCCAGCGCGGCCAGTCGGACGGTCGCGTCGGGCCGGGATCCGGACTCGTCGGAGAGGGCGGCGACGGTCGTCCTGAACTGCGCGACCGCGGTCTCCGGATCGCGGCGCAGGACGGCCGCCTCGATGAGCACGACGCCCGCGACGAGGCCGGCCATCCAGTCGTACGACCCGTCCAGAAGGGTCCGGGCCCGCTCCGCGGCGGTCTCGTCGCCGCGGGCGAGGGCGACGTACAGGGCGGGACCGGCCGCGTGGCCGGCCGTGGCGGGCAGCCGGTCGGTGTCGGCGGCCGAGCGGGCGCACTCGTCCCAGCGGCCCAGGGTGTAGAGGCAGAGGGAGTGGAGGTAACGCATCTCCACCGGGTACGGGGAGGACAGCAGGCCGGTGCGGCCCGCGCGGTCCAGCCCCTCGGAGAGCCAGCTGAGGCATTCCTCCAGGTCACCGGATTCGTAGCAGCCCATGGCGAGGTTGAACAGGGCACGCATCTCCACGGGGAGGTTGCCCGCGCGGCGGGCCAGCTCGCGGGCGTCGCGCAGCCGCGCCCGGCCCTCCGGCGTCGACCGGTTGCTCCGGGGGTGGAGACCGACCAAGGAGATGATCAGGTCGGCCTGGGCGTCGCCCAGTTCGAGCCGCTCGGCGACGGGCAGCGCACCACTCGCGACCCGCCCGGCCTCCTCGTCCTCCCCCACGTACCGCGCCGCCATCACATGCGTGGCCGCCGCCCACACCCAGGTACGGGACGGGGGCTCGGCGGGGATCATCTCCAGCGCCTCGCTGCTGTAGCGGAACGCGGCCTTCAGGCTGTCCACGCGCATCAGGTCACCGGCGAGGGTGTAGCGGACCCGGGCGGCCAGCTCGGAGTCCGCGTCCGGACCCGCTCCGGCGAGCGCCGCGCGGGTGAGGGTGACCGCCCGGTGGTTGTCCCCGGCGCGCGCGGCGGCGGACGAGGCGCGCAGGGTGAGGGTGACCGTGTCGAGGTCCTGGGGCCGGGCCCCGGCACCCACGGACGACCACAGGTCGAGGGCGCCCTCCAGATGCCGCAGCTCCTCGGCGGGCGCCCCGATCCCGTGCGCGTGGTCGGCTGCCTCGACGGACGCCGTCAGCGCGTCGGCGAGGTCATGGCTCTCGCGCGAGTGGTGGGCGCGCTCGGCGCTCTCCCCGGCCCGGCCCCGGCGGGCCAGCAGCCCGGCGAACACCCGGTGCAGCCGGACCCGTTCACCCGGCAGCAGATCCGCGTAGACCGCCTCCCGGATGAGGGCGTGCCGGAACTGATACGTCGATCCCTCGCCCGGCAGCAGCAGTTGCCGGCCGACCGCCTCCCGTAGAGCCGACTCCAGCTCGTCCTCGGGGAGTTGGACGGCGTCCCGCAACAGATCGTGCCCGACCCTGCGGCCCGCCACCGCCGCCGTGCGCACCACCTGCTGGGCGGCACCGGGCAGTTGCTCGATCCGGATCAGCAGGACGTCGGCCAGCCCGCTCGGCAGCACCGCCCCCGGCTCGTCCGCCGTCGCGGCCAGCAACTCCTCCGCGTAGAACGCGTTGCCCTCCGCCCGCTCGACGATCCGGCCGACCGTGGCCTCGGACAGCGGCTCGGCGCGCAGCGAACGCACCAGCCGCGCGACCTCCGGGTCCGGCATCGGCCTCAGGTCCAGCCGCTCCACGGCGGGCAGCCGCACCAGCTCGGCGAGCAGGGGGCGCAGTGGGTGGCGGCGGTGCAGGTCGTCCGCGCGATACGAGGCGAAGACGGCGAGGCGGTGGGCCGGGGCGCCGGGGGCGGGGTGCTGGAGCACGGCCCGGCTGAGCAGGAAACGCAGCAGATCCCGCGAGGACTGGTCGGCCCAGTGCAGGTCCTCCAGCACGAGCAGGACGGGCGTCGTCCCGGCGAGGTCCGTCAGTAGCGCGGCGATGCCCTCGAAGAGCTGCAGCCGGTCACCGCCGTCCGCGCCGCCGCCGAGGAGCCGTGCTGTCGCCGGATGCGCCTGGAGGAGCGGGGCGAATCGCTCGTCCGCGGCCAGGGCACCGAGGATCTCCGTGAACGGCAGGTACGGCAGACCGACATCACCGAGGTCCACGCAGTGCCCGGTGAACACGGCCGTCCCCTCGCCCACCGCGTACGCCGCCGCCTCCGCCAGCGTCCGGCTCTTCCCCACGCCCGCGTCCCCCGCGACCAGCACGGCCCGCGGCTCACCGCGCCCGGCCCGGTCCAGTACGTCCCTCAACCGGGCCATCTCGGTGTCCCGCCCGACGAACGGCGCGTGGAATATGTTCTGCGGCACCCGGCCATCCTGGCACGCACCACCACACCCACCCCCACACCGCCGGGCTTCCTCGCCACGCCGCCCCCTGAAATGGGGCGCGGCGCAAAAAGGCGGGGCCCGGCCACCCCAGGTGACCAGGCCCCGCCGACGCGTGAACGAACCTCAGACCAGGTTCACCGAGCGGGCGGACGTCGCGCCGATCTCCTCCGCGACCTCCACGAGCACCGGCTGGGGAACCGTGTCGTCGACGGTCAGCACGGCGAGCGCCTCGCCGCCCGCCGTGGAGCGGGCCACCTGCATACCGGCGATGTTGATCCCGGCCTCGCCGAAGATCCGGCCGACGGTGCCGACGACACCGGGACGGTCGACGTAGCTGAGGACGACCATGTGGTCGGCGAGCGCGAGGTCCACGTCGTACTCACCGACCGCGACGATCTTCTGGTGGTGCTTCGGCCCGGCCAGCGTGCCGGACACCGACACCTCCTCACCACTGCTGAGCGTGCCGCGCACGGTGACGACGTTGCGGTGGTCGGGCGACTCGGAGCTGGTGGTCAGCCGGACCTCGACGCCACGCTCCTGGGCGAACAGCGGAGCGTTGACGTACGACACCGTCTCGTCGACGACGTCCTCGAAGACGCCCTTGAGGGCGGACAGCTCCAGCACCTTCACGTCGTGCTGGGTGATCTCGCCGTACACCTCGACGTCGAGGCGGACGGCGACCTCACCGGCCAGCGCGGTGAAGATCCGGCCGAGACGCTCGGCGAGCGGCAGGCCCGGCTTGACGTCCTCGGCGATGACACCGCCCTGCACGTTCACCGCGTCCGGGACCAGCTCACCGGCGAGGGCGAGGCGGACGGAACGGGCGACCGCGATGCCCGCCTTCTCCTGAGCCTCGTCGGTGGAGGCGCCCAGGTGCGGGGTGCAGACGACCTCGTCCAGCTCGAACAGCGGCGAGTCGGTGCACGGCTCCTTGGCGTACACGTCGAGGCCCGCGCCCGCGACCCGGCCCTCCTTGAGCGCCGAGTACAGCGCGGCCTCGTCGACGATCCCACCGCGCGCGGCGTTGACGATGCGCACCGACGGCTTGACCTTGCGCAGCGCCTCGTCGCCGATGAGACCGACCGTCTCGGGGGTCTTCGGCAGGTGGACGGTGATGAAGTCGGAGACCTCGAGGAGCTCGTCCAGCGTCAGGACCTTCACGCCCATCTGCGCGGCGCGCGCGGGCTGCACGTAGGGGTCGTAGGCGACGACCTTCATGCCGAAGGCGGACATGCGCTGGGCCACCAGGGCACCGATACGGCCGAGGCCCACGACACCGAGGGTCTTCTCGGCCAGCTCCACGCCCGTGTACTTGCTGCGCTTCCACTCGCCGTTCTTCAGCGCCGTGTTCGCCTGCGGGATGTGGCGGGCGGTGGCGAGGAGCAGACCACAGGCCAGCTCGGCGGCGGTCACGATGTTCGAGGTGGGTGCGTTGACGACCATCACGCCGGCCTTGGTGGCGGCGGAGACGTCCACGTTGTCCAGGCCGACGCCGGCGCGCGCGACGACCTTCAGCTTCTTCGCGGCGGCGATCGCCTCGGCGTCGACCTTGGTGGCCGAGCGGATGAGAATGGCGTCGACGTCTGCGATGGCCGGGAGCAGTACGGCTCGGTCCGCTCCGTTGACGTTCCGGATCTCGAAGTCCGGGCCCAGCGCGTCGACGGTGGCGGGCGACAGCTCTTCAGCGATCAGTACGACTGGTTTCGAGCTCACGTGAGTCCTCACAAGTCCAATGCTGCGGACGGCCGTCCCGACGGCCGCAGGCGGTGGAGGGGAGTGACACCCGGAATTCCCCGGTGTCGCTGGGCGCGTGGAAGACGCACGACGCTGTGGGCCTGACGCGTATGTAGTGCAGCAGTGTAGTGGCGCCGGGGGCGTCGCCTCACGCCACTGCGGAAGGATCACCCGGACGTGAAACAAGGCCGGCCGTGGCACCGGGTGAAACCCCGCCACGGCCGACCTCACAAGGTCACGCCTCGTCGTCGTTGACCCACGACATGAGCTTGCGCAGCTCCTTGCCCGTGGTCTCCAGCAGGTGCTCGGAGTCCTGGGTCTTGTACTCGTTGTACTTCTTCAGACCGCCGTGGTACTCGTCCATCCACGCCTGGGCGAAGGTGCCGTCCTGGATCTCGGCGAGGATCTTCTTCATCTCGGCCTTGGTGGCGTCCGTGATGATCCGCGGGCCGGTGACGTAGTCGCCCCACTCGGCGGTCTCGGAGATCGACCAGCGCATCTTCTCCAGGCCGCCCTCGTACATGAGGTCGACGATCAGCTTCAGCTCGTGCAGGCACTCGAAGTACGCGATCTCCGGCTGGTAACCCGCCTCGGTCAGCGTCTCGAAACCGGCCTTGACCAGCGCGGCCGTACCACCGCAGAGAACGGCCTGCTCACCGAACAGGTCGGTCTCGGTCTCCTCGGTGAAGGTCGTCTTGATGACACCCGCGCGGGTGCCACCGATGCCCTTGGCGTACGACAGCGCCAGCGCGAAGGCGTTGCCCGTGGCGTCCTGCTCGACGGCGGCGATACACGGAACGCCGCGGCCCTCCTCGTACTGGCGGCGGACGAGGTGGCCGGGGCCCTTGGGGGCGACCATGCAGACGTCGACGCCGGCCGGGGGCTTGATGAAGCCGAAGCGGATGTTCAGGCCGTGGCCGAAGAACAGCGCGTCGCCGTCGCTGAGGTTGTCCTTGATGGACTCCTCGTAGACCTGGGCCTGGAGCGGGTCCGGGACAAGGATCATGATGACGTCGGCCTCGGCGGCGGCCTCCGACGGGGTCACCACGCGCAGGCCCTGCTCCTCGGCCTTCGCCTTGGACTTGGAGCCCTCGTGCAGACCCACGCGGACATCCGCGCCCGAGTCGCGCAGGGACAGGGCGTGGGCGTGGCCCTGGCTGCCGTAGCCGATGACCGCGACCTTGCGGCCCTGGATGATGGACAGGTCGGCGTCGGCGTCGTAGAACAGCTCGGCCACTTTGGGTTCTCTCCTTGAGTGCAGGTGTTGCGTCCCACCGTATGACGGCGAGCGGAATGAAAGTCTGCGGGTCTCGGTATACGGGCGGCCGAGCGTCACCGGCCGCCCGTATCGAGTGTCAGGCCGACCGGTCCAGGGCGCGCAGCGAGCGGTCCGTGATCGAACGGGAACCGCGGCCGATCGCGATCGTGCCGGACTGGACCAGTTCCTTGATGCCGAACGGCTCCAGCATCTTGAGCATGGCGGTCAGCTTGTCGTTGGACCCGGTGGCCTCGATGGTGACGGCCTCCGGGGAGACGTCGACCGTCTTGGCGCGGAACAGCTGGACGATCTCGACGATCTGGGAGCGCGTCTCGTTGTCGGCGCGCACCTTCACCAGAACGAGTTCCCGCTGAACGGCGGAGCCCGGCTCCAGTTCGACGATCTTCAGGACGTTGACGAGCTTGTTGAGCTGCTTCGTCACCTGCTCCAGCGGCAGTTCCTCGATCACGTTCACCACGATGGTGATGCGGGAGATCTCGGGGTGCTCGGTGACACCGACCGCGAGCGAGTCGATGTTGAAGCCGCGGCGGGAGAAGAGGGCGGCGATCCGGGCCAGGATGCCGGGGGTGTTCTCCACCAGGACGGAGAGCGTGTGCTTGGACATGTCTCGTTCAGTCTCTCTCGCTCAGTCGTCTTCGTTGTCGCCGAAGTCGGGGCGGACGTCCCGGGCGGCCATGATCGTGTCGTTCGAGGTGCCTGCGGCGACCATCGGCCACACCATCGCGTCCTCGTGGACGATGAAGTCGACGACGACCGGGCGGTCGTTGATCGAGTTCGCCTCCTCGATGACCTTGTCGAGGTCGTCCGGGGACTCGCAGCGGATCGCATAGCAGCCCATGGCCTCGGAGAGCTTCACGAAGTCGGGGACGCGGGTGCCGCGGGCGTTCGGATTGACGTCGTCCGGGCCGCTGTGCAGGACGGTGTTGGAGTACCGCTGGTTGTAGAACAGGGTCTGCCACTGGCGGACCATCCCGAGGGCGCCGTTGTTGATGATGGCGACCTTGATCGGGATGTTGTTCAGCGCGCAGGTGGTGAGTTCCTGGTTGGTCATCTGGAAGCAGCCGTCGCCGTCGATCGCCCAGACGGTCTGCGCCGGGGCTCCGGCCTTGGCGCCCATGGCGGCCGGGACCGCGTACCCCATCGTTCCGGCGCCGCCGGAGTTCAGCCAGGTGGCGGGCTTCTCGTACTGGATGAAGTGGGCGGCCCACATCTGGTGCTGGCCGACGCCCGCCGTGAAGATGGTGCCCTCGGGGGCGAGCTGTCCGATGCGCTCGATGACCTGCTGCGGGGAGAGCGAGCCGTCGGCCGGCTGGTCGTAGCCGAGCGGGTAGGTCTCGCGCCAGCGGTTGAGGTCCTTCCACCAAGCGGTGTAGTCGCCCTGGCCGCCCTCGCTGTGCTCCTTCTGCACGGCCTGGATCAGATCGGCGACGACCTCGCGGGCGTCACCGACGATCGGCACGTCGGCGGTGCGGTTCTTGCCGATCTCGGCCGGGTCGATGTCCGCGTGGACGATCTTGGCGAACGGCGCGAAGCTGTCCAGCTTGCCCGTGACCCGGTCGTCGAAGCGGGCACCGAGGGCGACGATCAGGTCGGCCTTCTGCAGTGCGGTGACGGCGGCCACGGAGCCGTGCATACCGGGCATGCCCAGGTGCTGCGGGTGGCTGTCGGGGAACGCGCCGAGCGCCATCAGGGTGGTGGTGACGGGCGCGCCGGTCAGCTCGGCCAGCACCTTCAGCTCGGCCGTCGCGTGCGCCTTGAGGACGCCGCCGCCGACGTACAGGACGGGCCGCTTGGCGGCGGTGATCAGCTTGGCGGCCTCGCGGATCTGCTTGGCGTGCGGCTTGGTCACCGGGCGGTAGCCGGGCAGGTCCATGGTCGGCGGCCAGCTGAAGGTGGTCTTCGCCTGGAGGATGTCCTTGGGGATGTCGACCAGGACCGGGCCCGGGCGGCCGGTGGAGGCGATGTGGAACGCCTCCGCGATCGCCCGGGGGATGTCCTCCGCCTTGGTGACCAGGTAGCTGTGCTTGGTGATCGGCATGGTGATGCCGACGATGTCCGCCTCCTGGAAGGCGTCCGTACCGATCGCCTTCGACGCGACCTGCCCGGTGATCGCGACCAGCGGCACGGAGTCCATGTGCGCGTCCGCGATCGGGGTGACGAGGTTCGTGGCGCCCGGCCCGGACGTCGCCATGCACACCCCGACCTTGCCGGTGGCCTGCGCGTAACCGGTGGCCGCGTGGCCGGCGCCCTGCTCGTGGCGGACCAGCACATGATGCACCCGCTTGGAGTCCATCATCGGGTCGTACGCCGGCAGGATGGTGCCGCCGGGGATGCCGAATACCGTGTCGGCCCCGACCTCCTCGAGAGAGCGGATGAGGGACTGCGCACCCGTGACGTGCTCGACGGGGGTGGACGGTCCTCCGGATCGGGGCCGCGGCTGCGGATGGTGGGCCCCGGTGGCCTGCTCGGTCATCGGCATTCTCTTCTCGATGCTGAGGGTGTTTTGCGAGGTTCGTGCGGTGTGCGGCTAGCGTCTGACTGGTGCCCGTGCAACAAAAAACCCCTCCTTGCCACGAGGCAAGCGAGGGGAGCGCGTCGGGTACGGTCGCTGGGGATTACGGATCACCGTCCGGTGGGTCCCAGCTTCAGCCGACGCGCTTTCCAAGTACGAGGATTCGGGTGCGCATGGCAATGACCCTCTCCCCGGCGCGCACCGTGTGTCAAGTGGGTGGGATGGGAGTCTCACTATGTGAGCGATGGGCACTTCCGCCTCCGTGGACAGCGATCACCCACTTGTGTACACCCCCGCGCCCGTCCATGCGCGCTCACCTCCGGGGCGCCATGGTCGGCGCCGAGGCCACGACGCGCCCCTCCGGTTCTCTCGTGCCACCCGCGAACGCGGGTTCCGCCGGTCCCGAGGGCACCGGAAAGTGCCCGAGGGACAGGGCCCGGCGGAGGCGGTACTCGTCGAGCGGTCCGGAGAAGGCGGCGCCCTGGCCGTGGGTACAGCCCATCGCGCGCAGGGCGACGACCTGCTCGGGCAGATCCACTCCGTCGGCCACGGACTGCAGCCCCAGGTCGTCGGCGATGCGCAGCAGCCCACGCGTGATCTTCTGCAGCCGCGTGGACTCCACGATCCCCTCGACGAGGCCGCGGTCCAGCTTCAGTACGTCGACGGGAAGCCGGCGCAGGGCCGTGATCGCCGCGTGGCCGCTGCCGAGGCCGTCCAGGGCGATCCGGACACCGAGGCGGCGAAGGTGGTTCAGCCGACGCTCCAGCTCGTCCAGTGGGCCCTTCAGCTCGGTGTCGGACAACTCGACGACCAGGGAGCCGGAGGGCAGCCCGTGACGGGCCAGGAGCATCTCGACCGAGCCGGGGGGCAGTGAGCGGTCCAGCAGGCGCCGGGCGCTCATCCGCACGGACACCGGTACGTTCAGGCCGCTGGTGAGGCGGTCGGCGGCCTGCTCGACCGCCTGCTCCAGCATCCAGCGGCCCAGCTCCGCGGTCTTCTCGCTGTCCTCGGAAACCCGTAGGAACTCGGCGGGCGTGAAGAGCACCCCCTGGGACGAGCGCCAGCGGGCCGCGGTCGCGACCGACGAGATCCGGCCGGTCTCCAGCTCCACCACGGGCTGGTTCAGCAGCATGAACTCGCCGTCGTGCAGCGCGGCCCGCAGCCGGGTGGCCAGCTCGGCCTTGCGTACGACGTCCTGCTGCATCTGCGGCTTGTACAGCTCGACGCGGCCCTTGCCGGACGCCTTGGCCCGGTACATGGCGAGGTCGGCGTTGCGCAGCAGCTCGCCCGCACCGAGGCCCGGCTCGGCGAACGAGACGCCGATGGAGGCGGCGACCCGTACATCGTTGCCGCCGATGGTGTAGGGCTGCGAGAGGGCGATCCGGAGCCGGTCGGCGAGCTCCAGGATGTGCTGTTCCCGGGCGGTGCGGTCGCGGGAGCCGTCCCCGACGATGAGAGCGGCGAACTCGTCGCCGCCGAGGCGGGAGGCGGTGTCGCCCTGCCGGACGGCGTCCTGGAGTCTGCGGGCGGCCTGGACGAGCAGCTCGTCCCCGGCCTGGTGCCCGATCGTGTCGTTGACGGCCTTGAAGCCGTCGAGGTCGATGAAGAGGACAGCCGTGTTGCGCAGGGCGGCCCCGCGGTCGGAGGAGCGGCGGCCGGAGAGCGCCTGCTGGACGCGCTTGGTGAACAGGGCGCGGTTGGGCAGGTCGGTGAGCGGATCGTGCTCGGCGTTGTGCTGCAGCTGGGCCTGCAGACGCACTCTTTCGGTCACGTCCCGGCTGTTGAGGATGAGGCCGCCGTGGTGGCGGTTGACCGTGGACTCCACGTTCAGCCAGCCACCCCCACTCCCGGCTTGGCTCGAGCGGGAGGTGCCCCCACCGCCGGCCTTGAAGCGGCACTCGATGCGGGTGGTGGGCTCCTCGGCCGGGCTGGCGGCGAGGAAGCGTCGCACCTCGTGGACGACGCAGCCGAGGTCCTCGGGGTGGATGATCGAGGCCAGCTCCTTGCCGACGAGGTCCTCCGCAGGGCGGCCGTAGACCCCGGCGGCGGCCGGGCTGACGTAGCGGAGGATGCCGTTCGGTGCGGCGATCATGATGACGTCGCTGGAGCCCTGCACCAGGGAGCGGAAGTGGTTCTCCTTCTGGGCCAGTTCCTGGGTGAGGGTGATGTTGTCGAGGAGCATGATGCCCTGGCGCACGACGAGGGCGAGCACGACGGTGCAGGCGGTGATGAGCACCACGCGGTCGACCCTGCGGCCGTTGAGGACGTTGTAGAGGATGCCCAGGGTGCAGACGGCGGCGGCCAGGTAGGGAGTGAGCGCGGCCAGGGAACCGGCCATGGGGCGGGTGGCCGGATTGTGACTGTCACCTCCTCCCTGGAGGAGCACATGCATGTGTCCTCCCTGTGGTCCGTCGTGCCGGTGGCCCGGCTGGACCTCGTGACGGTGGCCCGGCTGCACCTCGTGGCGCTGGCCCGGGATGTGTTCGTGCACCACGCGCGCGTGCCCGC is from Streptomyces sp. NBC_01314 and encodes:
- a CDS encoding acetolactate synthase large subunit; the protein is MTEQATGAHHPQPRPRSGGPSTPVEHVTGAQSLIRSLEEVGADTVFGIPGGTILPAYDPMMDSKRVHHVLVRHEQGAGHAATGYAQATGKVGVCMATSGPGATNLVTPIADAHMDSVPLVAITGQVASKAIGTDAFQEADIVGITMPITKHSYLVTKAEDIPRAIAEAFHIASTGRPGPVLVDIPKDILQAKTTFSWPPTMDLPGYRPVTKPHAKQIREAAKLITAAKRPVLYVGGGVLKAHATAELKVLAELTGAPVTTTLMALGAFPDSHPQHLGMPGMHGSVAAVTALQKADLIVALGARFDDRVTGKLDSFAPFAKIVHADIDPAEIGKNRTADVPIVGDAREVVADLIQAVQKEHSEGGQGDYTAWWKDLNRWRETYPLGYDQPADGSLSPQQVIERIGQLAPEGTIFTAGVGQHQMWAAHFIQYEKPATWLNSGGAGTMGYAVPAAMGAKAGAPAQTVWAIDGDGCFQMTNQELTTCALNNIPIKVAIINNGALGMVRQWQTLFYNQRYSNTVLHSGPDDVNPNARGTRVPDFVKLSEAMGCYAIRCESPDDLDKVIEEANSINDRPVVVDFIVHEDAMVWPMVAAGTSNDTIMAARDVRPDFGDNEDD
- a CDS encoding putative bifunctional diguanylate cyclase/phosphodiesterase; this encodes MSTRQSSASTLSPTFRAAKPVSGPPLPGGRAPARRGASLRAQLVLALLCAAYAVGAAFGWGNEQVALVMGDFGLSAAAAAAAVSCFRYARRRRSRFRPAWLLFALSSAMAALGNGVWGWYEVVLERPVPEPSYADLFFLCFAPPAIVGLLVLAKRPVTRAGWVCLALDSWLIGGSLVTLSWSLALAQTAQLDDSDTAHTALSLAYPLLDIALVSMVLALHFRRSSMHRSAVNTAIGALALTVMCDALFTSPLLHTSYRSGQLLDAGWFAGSLLLAYAPWTGQRHGQPDEGGHARVVHEHIPGQRHEVQPGHRHEVQPGHRHDGPQGGHMHVLLQGGGDSHNPATRPMAGSLAALTPYLAAAVCTLGILYNVLNGRRVDRVVLITACTVVLALVVRQGIMLLDNITLTQELAQKENHFRSLVQGSSDVIMIAAPNGILRYVSPAAAGVYGRPAEDLVGKELASIIHPEDLGCVVHEVRRFLAASPAEEPTTRIECRFKAGGGGTSRSSQAGSGGGWLNVESTVNRHHGGLILNSRDVTERVRLQAQLQHNAEHDPLTDLPNRALFTKRVQQALSGRRSSDRGAALRNTAVLFIDLDGFKAVNDTIGHQAGDELLVQAARRLQDAVRQGDTASRLGGDEFAALIVGDGSRDRTAREQHILELADRLRIALSQPYTIGGNDVRVAASIGVSFAEPGLGAGELLRNADLAMYRAKASGKGRVELYKPQMQQDVVRKAELATRLRAALHDGEFMLLNQPVVELETGRISSVATAARWRSSQGVLFTPAEFLRVSEDSEKTAELGRWMLEQAVEQAADRLTSGLNVPVSVRMSARRLLDRSLPPGSVEMLLARHGLPSGSLVVELSDTELKGPLDELERRLNHLRRLGVRIALDGLGSGHAAITALRRLPVDVLKLDRGLVEGIVESTRLQKITRGLLRIADDLGLQSVADGVDLPEQVVALRAMGCTHGQGAAFSGPLDEYRLRRALSLGHFPVPSGPAEPAFAGGTREPEGRVVASAPTMAPRR